A stretch of DNA from Elusimicrobiota bacterium:
CTTCATGCCCAGGTTTCTCTCTTTGCCCGCCGCGGCAGCCCGGACCCGGTGGTGGGAAGGCTATATCGCGACCTGCCTCGAGTGCGACCTGAGGGACCTCTCCCAGGCGGAGTGCCCGTCGGAATTCCGCGCGGTCATGGAGGTCCTGGCCGCGCGCGCCGGTCAGGTGGCCAGCCCGATCGCGGCGTCCCGGGACGCCCAAGTCTCCCCGCCGAGGGTGCGCCGCTGCCTCAGGCTCCTGGAGGCGGCCTGTCTCATCGACAGGCTGCCGGCTTTCGCCGGCGACCGGCCCCCTCGCCCGAACCAAGCCGCCAAGCTCCTTTGGGTGGACCCGGCCCTGGCCGCCCATCTGGCGGGCCTGCACGACGAGGCCGCCCTCAGGGCCGCGCCGCAGGCCCGGGGGCTCTTCGCGAACCTCGTCTTCCATCACCTGAAGGTCCTGGCCGGCATCTCCACGCCCAAGATGCGCATCTCCTATTGGCGCACGGCGCAGGGCCAATCGGTGGACTTCGTGCTGGAGTGGGGCCGCAAGACCGTCGCCGTGGATGTCAAGCTGAGCGATTGCCCCCGCTACACGGACTGCGAGGGATTGGAGGCTTTCCTGAGAGACCATCCCGAGGCCAGCGGCGGGATCCTCATCCACACGGGGCAGGATATCTTGCGGATGGGGACCAGGATCGTCGGCCTGCCGTGGACGGCCTTGGCCTAGGCCGCGGGAGGGGGCGGCACGTCGAGCTTGATGTGCAGCTCCTTGAGGAGCTTGGCGTCCACCGGGCCGGGCGCGTCGCTCAAGAGGCAGGTCCCCTTGGCGGTCTTGGGGAAGGCGATGACCTCGCGGATGGAGTCCTGCCCACGCATGAGCGCGACCAGCCGGTCGAGGCCCAGGGCCACGCCGCCGTGCGGCGGCGCTCCGAAATCGAGGGCGTTGAGCAGGAGGCCGAACTGGGCGTCCTGCTCCTCGGGAGAAAAGCCCATCAGGGAGAGGATCTTGCGCTGCATGTCCCCGCGATGGTTGCGGATGGAGCCGGAAGCGATCTCCACGCCGTTGAGGACCAGGTCGTACTGGTGCGAGAGCGCGGCTCCGGGGTCGCTGTCGAGCTTGGGCAAGTCGCTGTCCAGCGGCGCGGTGAACGGGTTATGGGTGAAGGTCCAGCGCTTCTCATCGGGGACCCACTCCAGCAGGGGGAAGCGCGTCACCCAGGAGAAATGCCAGGGCCGGTCCGGCGAGAGCTTGAGCCGGGTGATGAATTCCTTGCGCAAGGCGCCCAGGCACAGGGCCGCGGCCGGCGCCTTGTCCGCGGCGAAGAACAGGTGATGCCCCGGCTTGGGCTGGAAGCGCTGCCGCAACGC
This window harbors:
- a CDS encoding AAA family ATPase, which produces MPRWLAPALGRAVADHPVVVLTGARQVGKSTLLEHAEPTRRWKRVTFDDPDAIEQGRRDPAGLWAGADRVVLAEVQRLPAVLSAVKEALDARPGGMRFVLSASADLILMRRVCESLAARAAQLSLLPMASGEMLRRPPPSCLSEILSGRLPREQCSAAAAKDPFCAISRGFMPRFLSLPAAAARTRWWEGYIATCLECDLRDLSQAECPSEFRAVMEVLAARAGQVASPIAASRDAQVSPPRVRRCLRLLEAACLIDRLPAFAGDRPPRPNQAAKLLWVDPALAAHLAGLHDEAALRAAPQARGLFANLVFHHLKVLAGISTPKMRISYWRTAQGQSVDFVLEWGRKTVAVDVKLSDCPRYTDCEGLEAFLRDHPEASGGILIHTGQDILRMGTRIVGLPWTALA